The following DNA comes from Rosa rugosa chromosome 5, drRosRugo1.1, whole genome shotgun sequence.
attgattcacatctttgaacatgcACCTTATTTATTTAAGGACAGAGATTCATATGACACTCCGAACCAAGTGGAGGTGATATTTGGTACCTAACGCTGAATCCGAGGTGTCAGCAATAGAAATATAAATGGAAATTATAAACAACACCAAATACCTTTTCTAGAATTAgtcgaaaataaaacatttgaaATAATATAGAAACTTTACAAAGAGAAATAACGCCTTGCGATCTATCTCACTCTAATTTGCTGCGATCCTTTTGGACTCTCGTAAATGTAAGAAATGTCGTCTCCCTGAGTCCTCTTGATAAACATGTCAAATCTCATAACGTACCTGAACAATAATCTATCGAAGTGAGCTTTCGCTCAGTAAGGCCAAACCTCTTTAGGTTATTCTTGACTACGTAACACAATCAAGTTATCAACCAATACTTTATAAATGATAACAAATGATGCATGTATGCCAAATGAACTTCAATATGTTACCCGTTAGTCcatacataaaataaaaaaataaaaaaaagcctACAGGTCCCACACTATGTATTTTACTAACCGGGGATGGCCCTAGATGTTTTGAATATATGATCTAACAACCCATTACAACCCATAAGAATTCAATCCACATATCCTTTTTGTTCGTCATCTTGTTTGCTCATGATCTTCAGACCCAaaactctcccgtaatggacgttataacttTCTGCTatcttatcagtttggtagtttctaaaaaactgaatatgcagtttatgaatgtggtcacagcttatctcAATGGGGAACATAATACAcagactttttttttaatctatatTGGTTAAAAGATTTTTggaaccaatatatatatatatatatatatatatatatatatatatatatatatataaagattcctgaaggacttaagatattaaaaaaaaaaaggtctagaCCACAGAACACGCTCTTCATTTGTTTGAACCGTTCACTTCAGGAATTGGAATAATCCGGgcagatgtggtataaccgcCTAAGTAAATATTTGATTGGGATGAGATAAGTGAATAATGAACTacgcccatgcgtgtttattaagaaaacaagttccagGTTTACAATTATAGTAGTTGATGATATGAATCTGATTGACACTcttgaagagatcaaggaaactgccaagcacctgaagtcgaaatttgagatgaaagaccttAGAAGAACAAATTGTTATTGTCTCGACTTAAAGCCCGAGCACCGTGCAGATGGAATCCATCAATTAAATTACATCCAGGAGATGTTAAaacgctttaatgaggataaaccAACGTCTTCGAGCTCAGCCAAGGTAGTCCGAAATCTAGATCCTCAAAAAGCCTATTTCGTCCTGGAGATGATAATGGAGAGATACTGGCACAGGAGGTCACATATCAATGTGCAATAagagcattattgtacttggctcaatgtcCTAGACCGAACATCTCATTCAATGCAAACTTGTTAGCTacatatagctctgcgccaacacgccgcctctgaaaatggcataaaagacaATTTTCCACTACTTTAAATGTATGATGGATAtgagcttattctatccctacacatcaaggaatggatcaaacctcCTTGATCCTCGGAATGATGTTTGCCTTGTTAGATATGCTGACATGGGATAGCTATGTAAACTCACACAAGGACCTTTCCCAAACTAGTTATGTCTTTACTATGGGGAATACAACAATATTTTGGAGGTATAAGAAACAAACCCTTGTTGTTATCTCCTCAAATCATGCTAAGAGTTAGAACTCTTTATGAAGCATGTTCCAAGAATTAGCTTTACCTAGTATGTAGTTTTCAAGGGGAGTCatatcagggggagtatcccaaAGCATACTCATTTGATCATCATGTACTCGTTTTGttcttcgtccagggttattttgtcccactgggttttgttaccttgCAAGGTTTTAATGAGGCACACCTTTAATATGGTCACCCTACTGATACTGCATTTTGAATATGCATTTATtcgacatatatgcatttgctcatcttttccctttgaCCACGAGTTTGTCCCACTGgatttaccgggcaaggttttggtgtagcaactcgTGCATCTATCTCCCACGGACTCACAGCTTATGGTCTAtataaggccatctccaatgGGGGGCTAAGGGGTTGATATAGCCCAAAAAATAGTGGAAACCATCTCTAATTGGGGGCTATGCTATTACAAAAATGAGTTTGGAGGGGCTAAAAGGGTTATGGGCTGGGGTATATATAGCCCCTTGTTTAGCCCTTAGGCTTGATTTGTGTGGGGACCACGTTGTACACAAAAAATCCAATCTGATGTATTTGCATGGCTGATGTCAGCTAAGTCTAACCGTTgggatacttttttttttttttttggtcggcTAAAAAGTAGCCATttggaaatttttattttttctgcttgaATGCAACGGCTAATTTgcagaaaaaataataaaaaaatctatcaaatattcctataaatacctcctcaCTCCCATTTTCATTTCTCACCTTcactcatattttttttctacCTCCTCACTCCAATACTACTTGTTTCTCATTGTGCAATTTCTATCATATCTTCTTTGTTCAAAAATGGCCTCCACCACAAAAAAATTAGGAAATTGGATGCCAAAATCATatctaaaaaattaataacatttgatcaaaaaaataattatataagtGGAAATAGTAGCATAGTTATAAAATACTATATATTAGAAATACAtaatgaaaaacaataaaataatagGGCATTTAAAATTATAGCCCTAAGGGTTGGAGATGGTAGAAATTATAGCCCTTACTATTCACATGAATAGTGATTATGGGGGGGCTAATATTTAGCCTGGGGGCTATTttagccccccccccccccccccccacagcTGGAGATGGCCTAAGACTACTTCACCGAAATCCGGGTTCTGATTACCACCCCTACATGTGCGTTctcctctttttctcctttaaccagaaatttttttgtcccacaaaggtttttattacctggcaagatttttgacgaggcaacacCAAAGCATACAGCAAAGAAGAATAATGACAAAATAATATCTAAATGAGAGTGTTGTAAATAGTTATTATCTAGCGGGCATTCTTGTAATTAGCCAACTAGGGATACTATTGTAATTTAAACCATAATCTCATCTCTATATAAGAGAAGGTTTTCTATCATATTCCCTCATTCTCATTTCTCTCTTCTCCCAAACTCTCTTATTTTATGTTTTACAACAAttacgttattttatttattataaagATGCATTATAAAAGAAGATCTTAAATACCGATCAAAGAGAAAATATgtagagaaattttttttattgatttttgtgGCAAAAAGCtagaattctttttttttttggatgaaaaaaATAGATTACATACAAGTAACAtaccaaattaaaaaaaaaaaaaaacagaaaacctatCTTATattagatttatacaaataaggacacaaaGCCCAAGTCCAAGGAGAATGAAGTAGACCTAATCTCTGAGATTTCATGCGTAATTACgaattaatacaattttttgttaaaattactACGATGCTATTGTCAAAAGGTTATGGCTTTTTAATCAGCTCCCTCCATTCATGGACTGAGAACCAaatttgttctctctctctctctctctctctctctctctctctctcactcaaccATGTCTGGTCACAATCTTTCAGTCTGTTCACTCCTCAccccaccccaccccattccTCCTCCTTACTCCTCAAGTTGTCGGTCAACACCACTGCGATTGAGGCTGTTGCCGTCGCCGTCTGCAGCATGAACATGGCGCGACTCAACATGTGCCACAACACACTCGATTGGCACTGCACCGTGATTGAGCGTGTGAGGAAGCTCAACAAGGACAAGGGCTACCCCATCGCCATTATGATGGACACAGAAGGCATTGAGATTCACATCTCGGAGCGCTTTTTTTGTCAAAGCCGAGGTTCGTTTTCCGTTGTGGAATTTTACCTTGAAATTGTTCCTACTGAATATGATGATTAAGGAGGGGATTGCGAATGAAATAGAAACAAACTAGTCCTTAAAAGATATAAAACACCAGCGATGTTGGATTTGAAACACATTGAACAATGTAATGTTCTTGAATTTCAAGTGTTTAGTTAGTCATTTGAAAGACattaacttttgtttttcttggtaTAATCAAGCAATTTCACTATCTAATGTTAACCGGCAATTTGAAAGGCATTTTTTCTCCATCCTTAAAAGCAGTAGCAAAGTTAACCTTTATTACTGTCTTAATCTTcaagcagtagcagaactggaggAGTACAAGTGCAATAGCAGAGCTAACCTTCAATATTGTCTTTAATTATCTTcaagcagtagcagaactggaggagtatgagtgcagtagaaGAACTGGATGAGtacgagtgtagtagcagaactggatgaGTACGAatgtagtagcagaactagacgagtatgagtgtagcgagtgcagtagcaggattagacgatGACGAGTgaagtagcagaacacgagtacaagtgtagttgtagaattggacgagtatgagtgcagcgagtgcattagcaggattggacaagtgTCTAACTTGGttttgctgttttttttttttcttgtctaatgttgtttctctctcttcatttgaacaaaaaagagtttgaattaaagaaaataattaatattTAGTTATCCATGTGTGAATGTTAGAATTGTAAATGTCTTCTTGACACTTGGCAACAAAATAACTTGCCTTAATGTGTAAAATTTTGTCCTTATAAACTCTAAATCAACTTATAGGGATGTATTAGTGAATTCACCTTTTGTCAAGAGCTTATGTGTGGTTTGCTAAAAAATAGAAGCTAGAGTTCTTTGTAGCCCAAAATTAAAGCTCACTCTACATGAGCAATAACTTCAAAATAAGTACTCTAGCACTGCCCATAGCTAGTATTGCTGATCTACATACCACGCAGATTTTATTACATCATTGTTCATAAGACGTACATTAACCTCTTTCTGGTACTACTGATTACTGGTTGAAGTTAGAAGCCTGCGAAGCCCAAACTTGAAGATATGAGTAGGCTCTGACCCTGTTGACCCTGTTCTTGCTCAAATTGTTGCATGTCAAATTGACCCTCATCTTGTTTTTCTTGTTCAAGTTGTTGCTCGCACCTTCTTTGgcaatgttgttgttgtttcaaATCCCCACCTTGTCGCCTCTGGCAACGTTGTTGGCACACCTGTTGACGCTCATATTGGCTCAATTGTTGTCCGCATTGTTGACCGCactgctgctgttgttgttgaCCTTGTGGTCCATGTTGCCTGGATTGGCACCTTTGCTTGCATAGCTCAAATTTCTGCTCGGGATCTCTTGATTGCCGATTGAAGTCTTGTTCTCCAGGTTGTAGTTGGTTCTCGCAGCAGCACATTCTCTGGCAATATTGTCGCACTGCCTGCCGTTCACTACACTGTAAATTCCTAAGACAAAGCCGCAGGCAGATCTGCCGACGTTCCTGTTCGCTCAATTGCTCTTTGCACTGGTGAAAACATTGTTGTTGGCGTTGCCCAGACAATATACATCTATCCTGGCATTCCCCAAATTTCGTTTCAGGATCCTGCAATTGCTGCAGGCAACTTTTGTTTGAATAAAAAAGTAATTAAATTAGTCATCTTTTAAGCCACATATGACAACATTTCAATCACTTAAAAACTATAATTACCTTGATTGGCACTGTCGTTGCTGTTGCCGATCGCCACTTTGTTGACTCTGACAACGCTGCTGGCATATTTGTCCACGCTCATTATGTGTTAAGTACCGCCCGCATTGTTGACGACAGTGTAGGTCCTGAATCTCATGTTCGAGGTGTTGCTGTTCGTCGCACCTCCGCAGGCACTGCTGCCCGCATTGTGCACGACATTGTCCGTGTTTTTTACTCCCTTCCTCGTAGGATATATCTGGGCGCCAGGTATGCTGTTTGTCGCAGCTCCGCTGGCACTCCCTAATCTGTGGTTCACCTCCATGTCCTTCTCCGCCGATGCCTTTCTGCTGCTGCTCCTCCATCTGCTCTAGGACTAGGCATTCTTGATGGCActgctgctgttgctgctgAGGGTCATCCTGATAGctaagagagaaagagatggaggcaaggaaaagagagaaaatgaacAAAGCTTTGAGTGATGTCGCCATGGTCATTGCTTTCGAGTGAGTGTGGGAAAGAATGCAAAGATTGCGGAGATATGTATACAAGGTGAAGACTCTGCATGCAAATTAAAGTACACTTGTGTATGGAGATTACATGCAAGGTGACTAGTGTCTATTATATCCATATATATGCCAAGGTTCGAGAGTCGAGACACCGGATGCCACTTGATCATCTTGACGTGTGGGAGCAAAGTAAAGACGAAATGAATGGATGTATGTATGTGCATGATGAAATTATGTGGCGATTGTATTGTGAATTCATGAAAACCAAAAGCTTCTTTCTTTCACTCGATTGCAACTACAATTGATTCACTCGATTGCATTATAGTCGCTGGATTTCATTCTAATTATGATGCTCAAGTTTCAGTGGCAACTTTGGTGagtaagtgtatatatatatatatatatatatatatatatatacagtccggctacactaaggacgtccttagtttttcttaggtacggatttccggttttcacccactttccgatcaattttcacatcttaaccgttcagtttttaggtcctagggACAATGTgcatcccacatcgaagatgggggaaaCTCCTTTCCCATACTCGAGTATTAAGCCatcagcacaaccacctttcACGAGTAATAACTCCTTCATCCACTATTTATATAGTTCATTTATACATTAATATcttactcaggcatcggaggggcataaaccgtccggtacggtttatccCTCTAACGCTGTGTTCCTGGTACAGGATcgaggagttggatcggtaccccagacggtatagcattctgagtgaggtacccggagaaagccaccagaaacagctGTTGATTTTTCAGTGCCTATTGCCCCAATGACACATGCTATAGAGGAGACTAATTTCTTATTAGTGGCTAATGCTATTAGCAACTGCTATCAGTGTGTATTGGGACAAAAGGGACTAATTCGAATCAATGTGGAATtgggaaatttctagtagtgtttcTTCTTGCGGAGTAAAGTCTATTTCCCTACAACTTTGGCTCAttgtcttcttttttctttttctttttaacaaaTTTTTTCCTTGTGCCGTCAAGATTTTTcataaaacaacaaaaaaaaaaaaaaggactatgCTAGCATATACATGAGCCCGATATTTCTAATCTGCCGTCTTATTGTCAAATTTTGATTCTAGCGAGACAATTTCCAATTCACATAGCAAAAAGAAGTTTGTAATTAAGCTCCTAATCTCTGCAAGTACGGGAAAGATTGTGTAGTTTCTATTGTTgatcttatcttcttcttttttattaaagCATGAGAATGACGTACTTTCttatattcttttttatttaggaAGCTAACACGAGCAGCGCAAAGTTTCTTGCAAGCAAAGCTTGTCAAGGTGAGACTTGAGAGTCTAATTTTTTTGCCTGGGAGGTTAGGTCAAAAATAGAAGTTAGATTTGATAACACTGTATGTAATGTTGTCATGTCTAGAAAAACTTGTTAGTAATCCCATTGAGACCCAAACCAAACTCTATGTAAACAAGCATATAGAATTATGATATGTGCAATAGTTTCTACTTCCCCAGCTAACAACTTGGTGAAGGAATTATTTTCCTCCTACAAAGATTTAGTCTGGTTAGTTAGTTTGGCACTACCCTGCTCATACACTATGtcaactgtcacgccccggattttgaataacaaatccaaatccgaaacatgaattaatacaactcacataaatacaacctgaattttttctcaaaacaaccacacctcacatcgctcgatattacataaaccaaatctcaaatttgtttattacagcacactttaccaaattatattgtaaggctcaaatgagcataactcacctcacaattacaattgctgtaaaactaaaacaaattctctaacccgcacgatcaccgtcctgattctcctgacctgcaggattacccgctacaccgtttgaatagtgtaccgggattgcaacaatacaaacccggtaagctttttgcaaagctcgtatgagtaaatgaaaggattgcacgatttaaagtaacacaatcaactcaagcacattttaattttgttttgcataagaattgaagtgtacaacatcacttcaagcatcaatcaactcacatctcatcatgactactcaataataaacaacttcttactcaatatatactcacaggcttatgatttatttatataaatcatcccatgcagtatattatacttacaggcttatgattaattatattaatcaccccattcagtatatcatacttacaggcttatgattaattatattaatcaccccattcagtatgtcatgtcatacccaagggcatatgataactcgtttatcccccaagcagtatgacggcagacagactagagctctaactgaatcgtagagtatcaccttggccaaggttcacccttacgaaaatatttgcctcaaatcactcgactcctcatttaactcatctcaacgactcaactatagcactttactcaattactctttatcacactcaactcaacctataagataaattatatcttctagagagtaatgctcgaattgtaaatcaatcgcatcaattccacacttcaccaaataccacacatccaatatatattccacgtaaatatatatatacgtagtcacccacacaagaatgaccactaataccaactatagttcacatgcatttaaaaatcgataaattcatttttatactttaaatacattttacttacctatggaccgtagtcgatcaagtccatataatttaaaacaaatattgattttcttaaaacagttttcacaaaatcactatagaattcaatcactgaatttcggttcgtaaatgaaccatgtgcgattttactcacctcgatattcccgctgcgtcttcaattcaacacaatacacaccgaaatcgttcacccaagggagaccgtcaatcacctaatcacacatgaccttaacttagccaatagctcaaaaaaacatactcaaacgacaatccaacggtcggatcaaaattaaatgatgatccaacggtcggatcctcacggatcgcctttaggatcacctcccaaaaatcatcacgaagatccaacggtcggatcttcctgaatcgtccttactaacatcttcacaaatttatacgaaaatccgacggacggattctcacgaatcgcctccctaatcactgttttgcatttatacgaagatccaacggtcggatcttcgcccatgaccacacaaagccactgggacagtcataagatcatcatatcaaaactacaagtccatctgacggtcctaacttcacagatcacaaatctaacgatcgaaatcgatctaaacttaaaaattcataacttaatcatacgatatccaaaaattatgaattatatatgcaaacgatcgtatcgacacgtagaacacaaaaatggacagaaactgtccttggggtggccggaggtcgccggaaaccaccatcacagtggcggcaccgccacccatccaaagtcaaaattagacaaaactcccaacacgaaagttcttcatcttaactcgaattgaaactttcataactacac
Coding sequences within:
- the LOC133711388 gene encoding vicilin Car i 2.0101-like yields the protein MATSLKALFIFSLFLASISFSLSYQDDPQQQQQQCHQECLVLEQMEEQQQKGIGGEGHGGEPQIRECQRSCDKQHTWRPDISYEEGSKKHGQCRAQCGQQCLRRCDEQQHLEHEIQDLHCRQQCGRYLTHNERGQICQQRCQSQQSGDRQQQRQCQSSCLQQLQDPETKFGECQDRCILSGQRQQQCFHQCKEQLSEQERRQICLRLCLRNLQCSERQAVRQYCQRMCCCENQLQPGEQDFNRQSRDPEQKFELCKQRCQSRQHGPQGQQQQQQCGQQCGQQLSQYERQQVCQQRCQRRQGGDLKQQQHCQRRCEQQLEQEKQDEGQFDMQQFEQEQGQQGQSLLISSSLGFAGF